A window of Desulfurobacteriaceae bacterium genomic DNA:
ATGGGAGTCCCTTGGAGATCTTTTCCCAGCTTTTGGTATGATAGGAACGCTTATAGGGCTTATCCAGATGCTTCAAAACCTTTCCGACCCGTCAGCCCTTGGTCCAGGTATGGCAGTTGCTATGATTACAACTTTATATGGTGCTATCTTGGCTAATGCTCTATGTATTCCAATCGCAAAGAAGTTAAAGTACTATAAAGATTTAAAACTTCTTTACTTAGAAGCCTACCTTTTAACAGCTGAAGCTATAGAGAAAGGTATTAACCCTAACATACTAAAACAAAAACTTGCCGGACTCCTCGGCGTTGAAGTTAAAGAGGGATAATGGCAAGGAGGAAAAAGGAGGAGTGTAAGACTCCTCCAGCGTGGTTAACAAGTTTCGGCGATTTGATGTCACTACTACTAACATTCTTTATCCTTCTTTATTCCATGAGTACTATTTCCCTTGAAAAGTTCTATCAAGCCATAAGAGGAATTATTGAAGCTTTTGGAGGTCATTACGTAATTTCAGAAGAAAAAGTAATAAAAGGAAAAAGAATTCCAATTCAGTTTCCTGATATGTATCCAAAACTCCGATCAAGAAAAGAAATAGAACAAAAACTCTTAGAAATAAAAAGAATGCTAAAAAGATTTGGAATAAATGCTGAAATAGCAAAGTTTGGAAGTAGTATCAGGTTAAGGATAAATACCGATAAGCTTTTTCCTCCAGGAAGTGATAAACCCTACAAAGAAGCTATTCCTTTAATTATGGAAGTTTGTAGAAAACTAAAAGAGTTAGAACTTCCAATTACTATAGAAGGTCATACAGACAGTATTCCGATACGAACAAAACGTTTTCCTTCCAACTGGGAACTTTCTGCTGCAAGAGCAACGGCAACGCTAAGACTTTTTATACAGTGTGGATACAACCCTAAAAAGCTTTCTGCAGCTGGCTGTGGTCCTTACAGACCAATAGCCTCAAATAAGACTCCTCAAGGAAGAGCTAAAAACAGGAGAATAGAACTTGTTATTCATCTACCTAGATAAGTGATGGATAAGGAAAATGGCTAGACGTAAAAAAGAAGAGTGTAAAGCGGCTCCGGCGTGGCTTACAAGTTTTAGTGACCTTATGTCCCTTTTACTAACCTTTTTTATTCTCCTTTATTCAATGAGTACTCTTGATGTGACTAAGGCAATAAAGTTTTTATCTTACTTTCAGGGAGAAAAGGCTAAAAGTTTTGAAAAAATTTCTGTAGTTAAGCCGATAAAAATCTATACAACGGATCTAGCAAAAAAGATTAGACGTATCATTCAAAGAATACTCCCAATACACGGATACCAGATTGTAGTAACCGAGGAATATGTCCTAATAAGACTATTTGACAAAGTACTGTTTAAACCTAACTCATTTAAGCTAACTAAAGATGCCCAAAGGGCACTCAAAGAAATTGCCAAGGTTATAAAAGAACTTCCAGGAAATTTTAGAGTAAGGATAGAAGGTCACACAAGCTTAGACGAACCACAACGGTTTCTACCTTACATTCACGACGATTGGGACTTATCAATAAGAAGAGCTGTTACAGTTGCAAAATACTTAGTATCTAAAGGGGTTGACCCCAAAAAAGTAGAAGCTGTTGGTTATGGAAGTTCAAGACCTCTTTATACTTGGAAAAATCCTATCTTGCAAGCAAGAAATAGAAGAGTTGAGATCTTTTTAGAAGTTGCAAATCCAAGAGAGTTTGAAAAAGTAGAAGTGGAGAGAAAGGAGAAGATACCAAAACAGAAAACTAAGCAACAACCTTAGTTTAAAAAGGCATCAAGTTTCTTTCTGGTAGCGTATTCTTTCATTTTCTTTTTAGCACGAGCTTCTAGCTGTCTAACCCTTTCACGGCTAATGCCAAGTTTCTCACCAATTTCCCTCAAAGTCTTTGGTTCATTTCCATCAAGTCCAAATCTCATTATTATTATCTTCTTTTCTTGTGGAGTAAGTTGTTCAAGCATCTCTTGAATGCTTTGTTTTAACTCTTCTTGAACAACCTTTTCTTCTACCTCAGCAGTTCCTTCGCCTTTTAAGAAATCTTTAAACGTAGTATCTTCCTCATCACCAATAGGAGTATCAAGAGAAAGAGGCACTTGGCATACTGTTAATAGCCTTTCTATTTCTTTTGGGTCCATTCCGACGTATTCAGCAAGTTCTTCAGTAGTAGGTTCTCTACCAAGCTTTTTAAGTAGTTCCCCGTAAGAACGGGTAATTTTGTTAACAAGAACTGCCTGCTTAACAGGTATCTTTACTGCTCCAGTCTGCTGGGCAAGAGCTTGCATAATAGACTGCCTTATCCACCAAACAGCGTAGGATATGAACTTAACCCCTTTATCAGGATCAAACCTCCTTGCTGCTTCTATTAATCCAAGTATTCCTTCTGCAATAAGGTCGTGGAGAGGAAGTCCACAACCTAAGTACTTCTTAGCAACGCTTACAACAAACCTTAAGTTTGATTCAACAAGTTTCTTGAGAGCTTCCTTGTCTCCCTTCTTTGCCCTCTTTGCAAGTTCTATCTCCTCTTCCCTTGTAAGGAGAGGAATTTTCGCTATGGACTTTAAAAATGCGTCCAAGGAATCCTTATCTGGAACAAAAGATTCTATGAGGGACGGATCAATCTGCTGGCTAAAAAGATCCATCCCTTCCGTGAATTCTTCATCAAAACCTTCTAAAGTTTCGTCTAAATTAAAGTTCTCTTCATCCTCAAACAAAAATTCTCTTTCTTCCATGCCCCACTCCTATTCTTCAGGATTTAGAACTAAGTAAAGAACCCTCTCTCCTCTAACAACTTTTAGGAGAATTCCTGAACTACCAGCATCTTTAAGTATGCTGAGTAGGTCCTCAACACTTTTTAAAGTCTTCATTCTACGAGGAGAAACACCCGCTTTGACAATAACGTCTCCCTCTCTTAAACCGGCATCATCAGCAGAAGAACCAGGTTTTACGGAAGTTACGATTACACCGTGCTTAATCCACTTAGGAATTCCTAAACGCTTTCTAAGCTCATCAGAAAGTTCTTGCACGGAGAAACCAAATTTAGAAACTAAATCTTCAATTGCAACCTGTTTAGAACCTGGCATTTCACCAATTTTAACGGTAACTACCTTAAGTCTACCATCTCTTATGATCTTAACCTTTACCTTCTCACCAGGTCTTGTATTTATAACCTTTAACTGAAGGTCGGAAACGTTCTTAACAGGCTCACCGTTAAACTCAACTATCACATCTCCACTTCTAAGACCGCTTTTTTCCGCTGAACTATCCTTCATAACTTTTGTAATAAGAACTCCTTCCTTTACACCAAACTTTTTAGCTATTTCTGGAGATAGATCTTCGATGTAAACGCCAAGCCATCCTCTAACAACTTTTCCATACTTTAGTAAGTCTTCCATTACCTTTTTAGCAATGTTTATTGGGACGGCAAAACCAAGTCCTTGAGCGTTTCTAACGATTGCTGTATTTATCCCGATAACCCTTCCGTATATATCACATAAAGGTCCACCACTGTTTCCAGGATTTATTGCTGCATCGGTCTGAATAAAATTCTCAATGGGATTGAGTCCTAAGCCGTGTCTTCCTTTGGCAGAAACGATTCCGTGGGTAACAGTCCAATCAAGTCCGTAAGGGTTTCCAACAGCTATAACAAACTCACCTACTTTTATTTTATCGGAGTCTCCAAGCTCAACCGTCGGCACTTTCTTATTTCCAACTTTAATTTTTATAAGGGCAACGTCCGTTTTTGGATCTTTTCCTACAACTTTTGCTTTATACACTGAACCATCACTAAGCTTTACTTTTATCTTCGTTGCTTTGTCTATAACGTGATTGTTTGTCAAAATGTAAGCCCATCCGTTTTTGACCTTGACGATGAATCCTGACCCAAGAGACCTTGTCTTAAAGGAGTCAGGGAATCCATCAAAAGGAAATGGAATTCCAAAATGATCAAAGAAATCTCTAAACTCTGGTGGAATTGGTGGATGACGAAACTTTACTTCTGAAACAGTGCTTATGTTAACAACAGCTGGTTTTACCTTTTCAGCAACACTTTCAAAGACCTTTTGAAGACTTTCGACAGTTTGGTAATCCTTTTCTGTCGGTTTGACCTTACCAAAGACCGATGACGACGATATAACACTTAAGAATGCCACAGTCAAAGACACCCTCTTTAGAAGTTGTCTTGTGTTCATCGCACTCCTCCTTTTCTTAGTTGTTATCTGCTAAGACAATCTTCTTTACAAGTTTTTCACTTAAAACTCTCTTTGCTCCAATGAAACGTTTTCTAAAGTAACGATCGTTCAAAGAAGAGATTGCAAGTCCATGGTACATAGAGGAAAAGTGGACAAACTTTCCGTTACCTATGTAAATACCAACGTGGGAAGGGAACCTTGCATAAGTTCTAAAAAACACAAGATCTCCAACCTTTAACTCCCTTTTTGAGACAGGAATTCCTACGTTAAACTGTGCCCTTGCAGTTCTTGGTAAAGCTATTCCAAGTTTCTTGTAAACATACATAGTAAATGAGGAACAATCTAAACCATACTTAGGATTCATTCCTCCAAATATGTAAGAAGTGTTCTTCAGATCTTTAAAAATATCTGCCAACCTTTTAAGAAGAGCACTTTTGTATTCTGGTTCGTTCAAGATCGATAAGCTCCAGTTATCGTATGGAACACTTAAAGGAGTAGAGAGGGCATCAGCCAATCTTTCGCCCTCTTTCATAACAATATCGGTAATGGGATAAATAGAAGAGGAGTATTGCTTAGCTTTCTCTTTCGAAACTTCGTAGGATTTCTTCTCAACGAAAGAGATGGTATAACCACTTTTCTTGGGCTTTTTCCACCTACTTGGAACGATAAGTCTTTGTCCCGGATAGATTATGTTGCTTCTTAGACCGTTTAGTCTCTTTATCTTCCTAACAGTCGTCTTGAACTTTTTGGCTATTTTAGCAAGAGAGTCTCCCTTTTTAACTATATAAAGGTCTGCAAATGAAGGGGAAGTAGAAAGTATTATGCTAAAAGCAATGAATAGCACTCTCTTCACTGTTGGCTCCCAAAAAGCTTGTTAGGTTTCTATTTTATCATTCTCTTCCTGAAGCTGGCTTTGAACGAACCTATAGTAGTTAAACAATCCGTCTATTGTTCCGTTCTGAATATTAGAAATAAGCTCCTCAAAGAGCTGGAACGCCTCCTTTTTAAACTCAACAATTGGATCTTTCTGTCCGTATCCTCTCCAGCCAATACTCTCTTTTACGTGATCAAGGGCTAAAAGGTGCTGTCTCCAGTAGTGGTCGAGGGTCTGAAGCATAATCATTCTTTCCACTTCCCGCAGAGTTTTCTCTCCAACAATCTCTTCAAGTTTTTCGTACTCTTCCTTAAGTTTACTAAAGATCAGTTTCACAAGCTTTTCCCTATCATCAGTAGCGTCAGGAACGTTTAGGCTCATAAGTTCTTCAAAAGAAGTTGGAATATCAAACTCAAAACCAAACCTTGCTTCTAGAGATTTCTTAAGACCTTCCAAATCCCATTCATCTGGTAAGACGTTCTCAGGAGCAAAGCTTTCAACCATTTCCCAAGCTGTTTCTTCCATAAAGTGAAGAATGTCTTCTTTAAAGTTTTCCTCCTCAAGGAGCTTATTTCTCTGTTCATAAATAACTTTCCTTTGAACGTTGTAAACTTCATCATACTCAAGAAGTCTCTTTCTTATCTGGAAGTTCTGTTGTTCAACCCTTCTTTGGGCATTCTCAAGAGCTTTTGAAACCATCTTGTGGGTTATGGGTTCATCTTCAGGAATATTCATCATGTCCATCATTCTCTTTATTCTGTCTGAACCAAAAAGTCTAAGAAGATTATCCTCTAAGGATAAGAAGAACCTCGTTTCACCCGGATCTCCCTGTCTTCCTGCACGACCACGAAGCTGGTTATCTATACGACGGGATTCGTTCCTTTCAGTACCAATTACGTAAAGTCCCCCGAGCTCTATTACTTTCTTTTTCTCTTTTTCAGTTATTTTCTTGTATTTCTCCAAGGTCTCTCTGTAGATTTCCTGATACTTTTCCTCTCCTACCTTTTCAGGAGTAATTCCTTTTTCCCTTAGTTCCTTCTTAGCTAAGAATTCTGGATTACCTCCCAGAAGAATGTCCGTTCCACGACCTGCCATGTTTGTAGCAATAGTTACAGCGTGAAGTCTTCCAGCTTGAGCAACAATTTCAGCCTCTTTTTCGTGGTGCTTAGCGTTCAGAACTTGGTGGGGAATTCCTTTTTTCTTTAAAAGCCTTGAAAGATATTCAGAAGCTTCAATTGAGTTTGTTCCAACAAGAACGGGTCTTCCAACCTTATAGTTTTTCTCTATCTCTTTAACAACTGCATTGTATTTTGCCCTCATTGTTTTAAAGATTAGGTCTGGATGGTCAATCCTTTGGACAGGTCTGTTGGTTGGAATTACAACAACGTCAAGTCCATAGATTTCTTTCAGTTCTGCTGCTTCTGTCTCTGCTGTTCCTGTCATACCAGCAAGTTTTGTATAGAGTCTAAAATAGTTTTGGAGAGTAATTGTTGCTAAAGTTTGGTTTTCAGCCTCTATCTTTACCCCTTCTTTAGCTTCTACAGCTTGATGAAGACCATCACTCCAACGACGTCCCGGCATTATTCTTCCTGTAAACTCATCAACGATAACCACTTTTCCATCTTTAACTACATAATCAACGTCCTTCTTAAATAGATGGTGTGCTCTTAATGACTGAATTATTGCGTGGAGAAGGTCAGAAAACTTCGGATCGTAGAGATTAAAATCTTTTATTCCGGTCATACTGCTAACAATCTCTTCAACTTTTCTTATTCCCTCGTCGGTTAGAACAGCCGTTTTTGTTTTTTCGTCAACTTGGAAGTGCTTATCTTTCTTAAGTTGTCTAACGATAGCATCAGCAACGTAGTAAACATCAACATTTTCTTCAGAAGGTCCAGAAATAATTAAAGGAGTCCTTGCTTCATCTATCAAAATTGAGTCAGCTTCGTCAACGATAGCGTAGAAAAGTCCCCTTTGAACTCTTTCTTCCTTTGAAAAAGCCATGTTGTCTCTTAGGTAATCAAAGCCAAACTCACTGTTTGTTCCGTAGGTGATGTCTCTTTTGTACATTTCCTTTCTTTTTTCTTTTTCCATATCGTTCTGTAAATAGCCAACGGTAAGACCAAGGTAGTTGTAAACTGGTCCCATCCACTCTGCGTCTCTTTTGGCAAGGTAGTCGTTTACTGTAACAACGTGAACTCCTTTTCCTGCAAGGGCATTAAGGTAAACAGGAAGGGTTGCAACAAGAGTTTTACCTTCACCAGTTCTCATTTCTGCAATTTTCCCTTGGTGGAGAACAATTCCTCCCATTAATTGAACGTCATAGTGGCGCATTCCAAGGGTTCTTTTTGCAGCCTCCCTTACAGCAGCAAATGCTTCAGGAAGTATTTTGTCCATGTACTTAAACTTTTCCTTATCATCTTCAATTTTTGAAAGTTCCTCTTTCCACTTATTAGTCAAAGCCTGAAGGTCTTCTTTTGACTTTTTCTCAAACTCTTTTTCAAGATCATTTATCTTCTCAACTATAGGCTTTAATTTCTTTATCTCCCTTTCGTTTTTGCTTCCAAAAATCTTTGTAAGAATTGTATTGAGCATTTCCTTGCCCCCTTAAACTTTAAACATTATCAACGTAGCAAAAACTACACTATTGAAAGGTGAAAGTCAAATCAACTTTACATGAGAAACTGACAGCCCTAAATTTCTTATTCGGACTTTTTCCCAATTCCTTTTCCCCGGAGTCTGCCTATGAAAAAGGGATTTAGGGACATAGAAGAATACTTTCTACGGGCTGAGGCGAAAGTTTTAAAGGAGAGACCAAGAAAAACCCGTGATCAACAAACTTTGAAGAAAGAGAATCTCTTAAATCAGATAAAAAATCTAAATGAAAAGCTTAAAGGAAAGGACAGGAAAATAAAAGAGCTTTACAGTGAAATTTCGGCTTTAAGAAACAGAATAGAAGAGCTTAAGAAGGAGAAAGAAAACTTTCAGGTTCAACAAAAAGAGCTGAAAAAACTTGAAGATTATAAAAACAGGATAGATTCCTTAGTTGAGGAAGTGGCTAAACTCAAAAGCGAACTTGCTGAGAAAGAAAGGAAAATAGAATCTTTGCAGTCTATGGAAGTACCTAAACCAAGAGTAGAGCTATTTATTGAAATTGCACTAAACTCTCTTTCAAACCTGGTAGCGGGAAAAAACAACATAAAGATCCTTTTCTCCAAGAGATTTAGAAAAGATATGGTTAGAGAAGTATCTTTTAAACCTTTTCTTTTTGAAAGTTTTATTTATGCTCTTTCAAGAATTGATTCAACTTCAAGACTTTTAAAAAGGGATAAAAAGGACATTTACAGAATAAGAGTAACTTCTCCCTACGGAGAATTTAGAGCTATCTATACAAAAATCTCAGGAGATACTATTAAGTTCCACAGGTTTGGCCCAAGAGAAACAATATACGAAGAACTTAACAGTTCTAAATGGAGCCTTGATTGATAAGAGAACTTAGAGAAGTTGAAAAGTTTTTAACTTTAACAGAAGAAGAGAAAGAAAGTTTTAAAAAGGTTGTTCCTATTTATCCTTTCTCTTCTTCACCTTATTACTTAAACTTAGCGAAAAATAGCACAGCTATTAAAAGAATGATCTTACCTGACATTAGAGAAATTGATGAAGATGTTCAGCTTTTTGGCGAAGATGATCCTTTGTGGGAAGAAAAAGATAAAAAAACTCCTTTTTTAACCCACAGATATAAGGATAGAGTTTTAATAGTAACGACCAACTATTGTCCTGTTTTATGTCGCTTTTGCATGAGGAAGAGAAATTGGAAAAAACCTACGTTTTTTATAGATGAAAAGGAGATAGACAAAGTCGTAGAATACATAAAGAAAACCCCTCAAGTTAGAGATGTTTTAATCTCAGGAGGAGAACCTCTATTCTTACCACTTGAAAAGTTAGAAAAACTTTTGCTTTCTCTAAAAAAAATCGATCATATTGAAGTTGTTAGGATAGGAACGAGACTCCTTGTTGTTGAACCAGAAAGACTTTTAAATGACGATCTTCTAAAAGTTTTAGAAAAAGCAGAAAAGGTTTGGATAAACACTCATTTCAACCATCCAGAAGAGATAACAGAACTTTCTAAAGAAGCCGTAAAAAGGGTTCTAAAAGCAGGAATTCCTGTAAACAATCAAACAGTTTTACTAAAAGATGTTAACGATAACGTTGAAACGTTGGAGAAACTTTTTAGAGAACTCCAAAAGATAAAGGTTAGACCCTACTACCTTTTTCACTGCGACCCTGTAAAGGGGGTCATGCACTTTTCCACTTCTATAACAAGAGGGTTGGAAATTATAGAAGAACTTTTTAAGAGAATTTCCCCCCTTGCTATTCCCTATTATGCTGTTGACGGTCCAAAAGGTTTAGGAAAAGTTCCTCTATTTCCCCAAAGATTTAAAAAAGAAAGCAACTATTACATTTTTAAAAGTTTTAAGGGGAAAATCTTTAAAATGCCGGATAGATAAGTTGTCAAACCCTGAATAAAGACTATATTTTTCCTTTGCATGGAGGGGTGCCCGAGCCTGGTTGAAGGGGCACGATTGGAAATCGTGTGTACCCCGAAAAGGGGTACCGCGGGTTCGAATCCCGCCCCCTCCGCCATTTTAGTTAGTTGAATGGTTGAATAGGTGAAGAGCTAAAGTTTCCTACTTTTCCTAATATCCTTAATTTAACCACTTAGCCATTACAACTAACTCGATGAACTCAATATGCCGGGTCCTCCACAACGCCCGGATGGTGAACCCCGCCAGGCCCGGAAGGGAGCAACGGTAAGCCTGAAGGGCGTGTGTGGTAAGGGTCCGGCTCTAAATATCTCTATCCTCACTAAGAATAAAGGAAAGGGCCTTAGCTACATTCTCAACAATGGGAATTACCTGGGAATAGTCCATTCTCTTTGGCCCTATAATACCAACAATACCACTATTCCTGAAACCTACTTGGAATTTTCCAAGAACAAAACAGAAAGGTTCAAAAGTTTCTNNNNNNNNNNTCAGAACCTAAAATCACATCAACTTTTTTCTCTTTCTCTACAAACTTTGAAAATATTTCTAACAGCAAACTTTTTTCTTCAAGAATCCGCAAGATATCCTTTAATCTTTCTATATCGTCTTCCAAAATGTTAACAATGTTTGGTGTCCCATGAAGCTTTAGTTGATTAACACTGTTTAGCGTTGAAAGTATATGGGTATTTACTCTAAAAGAAATACTTGTAAACTCCTCTCTTATGGAATTTATTTCCTCCACAAGCTCCTTTCTTATCTCTGATATTGTCTTTCCTTTAAACCTTTTTGTTAGTTCCTTCGAAAGCTTAGGAAGGTTTTCTTGCGGAATTTCAATATCAATCACCCTATGGATTATATAGTCAGGCAAGAAGTTTATAACCATTAAGATTTTTCCGTAAGCTACTTTTATCAGAGTAATAGTATTAACACT
This region includes:
- a CDS encoding flagellar motor protein MotB is translated as MARRKKEECKTPPAWLTSFGDLMSLLLTFFILLYSMSTISLEKFYQAIRGIIEAFGGHYVISEEKVIKGKRIPIQFPDMYPKLRSRKEIEQKLLEIKRMLKRFGINAEIAKFGSSIRLRINTDKLFPPGSDKPYKEAIPLIMEVCRKLKELELPITIEGHTDSIPIRTKRFPSNWELSAARATATLRLFIQCGYNPKKLSAAGCGPYRPIASNKTPQGRAKNRRIELVIHLPR
- a CDS encoding flagellar motor protein MotB; protein product: MARRKKEECKAAPAWLTSFSDLMSLLLTFFILLYSMSTLDVTKAIKFLSYFQGEKAKSFEKISVVKPIKIYTTDLAKKIRRIIQRILPIHGYQIVVTEEYVLIRLFDKVLFKPNSFKLTKDAQRALKEIAKVIKELPGNFRVRIEGHTSLDEPQRFLPYIHDDWDLSIRRAVTVAKYLVSKGVDPKKVEAVGYGSSRPLYTWKNPILQARNRRVEIFLEVANPREFEKVEVERKEKIPKQKTKQQP
- a CDS encoding RNA polymerase sigma factor RpoD/SigA, translated to MEEREFLFEDEENFNLDETLEGFDEEFTEGMDLFSQQIDPSLIESFVPDKDSLDAFLKSIAKIPLLTREEEIELAKRAKKGDKEALKKLVESNLRFVVSVAKKYLGCGLPLHDLIAEGILGLIEAARRFDPDKGVKFISYAVWWIRQSIMQALAQQTGAVKIPVKQAVLVNKITRSYGELLKKLGREPTTEELAEYVGMDPKEIERLLTVCQVPLSLDTPIGDEEDTTFKDFLKGEGTAEVEEKVVQEELKQSIQEMLEQLTPQEKKIIIMRFGLDGNEPKTLREIGEKLGISRERVRQLEARAKKKMKEYATRKKLDAFLN
- a CDS encoding DegQ family serine endoprotease, with the translated sequence MNTRQLLKRVSLTVAFLSVISSSSVFGKVKPTEKDYQTVESLQKVFESVAEKVKPAVVNISTVSEVKFRHPPIPPEFRDFFDHFGIPFPFDGFPDSFKTRSLGSGFIVKVKNGWAYILTNNHVIDKATKIKVKLSDGSVYKAKVVGKDPKTDVALIKIKVGNKKVPTVELGDSDKIKVGEFVIAVGNPYGLDWTVTHGIVSAKGRHGLGLNPIENFIQTDAAINPGNSGGPLCDIYGRVIGINTAIVRNAQGLGFAVPINIAKKVMEDLLKYGKVVRGWLGVYIEDLSPEIAKKFGVKEGVLITKVMKDSSAEKSGLRSGDVIVEFNGEPVKNVSDLQLKVINTRPGEKVKVKIIRDGRLKVVTVKIGEMPGSKQVAIEDLVSKFGFSVQELSDELRKRLGIPKWIKHGVIVTSVKPGSSADDAGLREGDVIVKAGVSPRRMKTLKSVEDLLSILKDAGSSGILLKVVRGERVLYLVLNPEE
- a CDS encoding NlpC/P60 family protein, producing the protein MKRVLFIAFSIILSTSPSFADLYIVKKGDSLAKIAKKFKTTVRKIKRLNGLRSNIIYPGQRLIVPSRWKKPKKSGYTISFVEKKSYEVSKEKAKQYSSSIYPITDIVMKEGERLADALSTPLSVPYDNWSLSILNEPEYKSALLKRLADIFKDLKNTSYIFGGMNPKYGLDCSSFTMYVYKKLGIALPRTARAQFNVGIPVSKRELKVGDLVFFRTYARFPSHVGIYIGNGKFVHFSSMYHGLAISSLNDRYFRKRFIGAKRVLSEKLVKKIVLADNN
- the secA gene encoding preprotein translocase subunit SecA yields the protein MLNTILTKIFGSKNEREIKKLKPIVEKINDLEKEFEKKSKEDLQALTNKWKEELSKIEDDKEKFKYMDKILPEAFAAVREAAKRTLGMRHYDVQLMGGIVLHQGKIAEMRTGEGKTLVATLPVYLNALAGKGVHVVTVNDYLAKRDAEWMGPVYNYLGLTVGYLQNDMEKEKRKEMYKRDITYGTNSEFGFDYLRDNMAFSKEERVQRGLFYAIVDEADSILIDEARTPLIISGPSEENVDVYYVADAIVRQLKKDKHFQVDEKTKTAVLTDEGIRKVEEIVSSMTGIKDFNLYDPKFSDLLHAIIQSLRAHHLFKKDVDYVVKDGKVVIVDEFTGRIMPGRRWSDGLHQAVEAKEGVKIEAENQTLATITLQNYFRLYTKLAGMTGTAETEAAELKEIYGLDVVVIPTNRPVQRIDHPDLIFKTMRAKYNAVVKEIEKNYKVGRPVLVGTNSIEASEYLSRLLKKKGIPHQVLNAKHHEKEAEIVAQAGRLHAVTIATNMAGRGTDILLGGNPEFLAKKELREKGITPEKVGEEKYQEIYRETLEKYKKITEKEKKKVIELGGLYVIGTERNESRRIDNQLRGRAGRQGDPGETRFFLSLEDNLLRLFGSDRIKRMMDMMNIPEDEPITHKMVSKALENAQRRVEQQNFQIRKRLLEYDEVYNVQRKVIYEQRNKLLEEENFKEDILHFMEETAWEMVESFAPENVLPDEWDLEGLKKSLEARFGFEFDIPTSFEELMSLNVPDATDDREKLVKLIFSKLKEEYEKLEEIVGEKTLREVERMIMLQTLDHYWRQHLLALDHVKESIGWRGYGQKDPIVEFKKEAFQLFEELISNIQNGTIDGLFNYYRFVQSQLQEENDKIET
- a CDS encoding KamA family radical SAM protein, producing the protein MIRELREVEKFLTLTEEEKESFKKVVPIYPFSSSPYYLNLAKNSTAIKRMILPDIREIDEDVQLFGEDDPLWEEKDKKTPFLTHRYKDRVLIVTTNYCPVLCRFCMRKRNWKKPTFFIDEKEIDKVVEYIKKTPQVRDVLISGGEPLFLPLEKLEKLLLSLKKIDHIEVVRIGTRLLVVEPERLLNDDLLKVLEKAEKVWINTHFNHPEEITELSKEAVKRVLKAGIPVNNQTVLLKDVNDNVETLEKLFRELQKIKVRPYYLFHCDPVKGVMHFSTSITRGLEIIEELFKRISPLAIPYYAVDGPKGLGKVPLFPQRFKKESNYYIFKSFKGKIFKMPDR
- a CDS encoding heat-inducible transcription repressor HrcA, with product MNTRNVENLTERERGILLKVVELYIKTGEPVGSRTVQKVYGLKISPATIRNVMADLEDKGYLYQPHVSAGRVPTDEGLKVYINHLFLALEEEDTSLVSRLLDYVRSRGVYEVEDILSTVLDFLQDSTGYLGFGMNFAENLSVNTITLIKVAYGKILMVINFLPDYIIHRVIDIEIPQENLPKLSKELTKRFKGKTISEIRKELVEEINSIREEFTSISFRVNTHILSTLNSVNQLKLHGTPNIVNILEDDIERLKDILRILEEKSLLLEIFSKFVEKEKKVDVILGS